A region of Geobacillus sp. 46C-IIa DNA encodes the following proteins:
- the pknB gene encoding Stk1 family PASTA domain-containing Ser/Thr kinase: MLIGKRLNDRYKIISLIGGGGMANVYLARDIILERDVAVKVLRLDFANDDQFIKRFRREAQAATSLNHEHIVSIYDVGEEEGVYYIVMEYVRGSTLKQYIQQHAPLPVEQALRIMNQLTSAIAHAHENGIIHRDIKPQNILIDEHGNVKVTDFGIAVALSGTTITQTNSVLGSVHYLSPEQARGGIATEKSDVYSLGIVMFELVTGRLPFSGESAVSIVLKHLQGETPSPKAWNPEIPQSVENIILKAMAKDPFYRYPSAREMNEDIRTALDPSRRNEAKFTIPDDDEEATKAIPIIKRPESAALEQETLVYEEKANEPAKADDGPKPKRKRAWIAWLAAVLLLLGAAGVSALTWIPDLVFPKDVTMPDVINKDYDEAVEQLSALGLEIKDTIDVEDDKIEEGKVVRTDPEAGMTVKPGAGVVIYKSVGKKKIEFPSFIGDDVSVAEEELRAEGFTRITRNGRYSDKPEGTILDQYPYAGDEVVPDETEVMFTVSLGPEKVKLKDLSGYTEKSVRDYGEDQGLRIEVAYEYSDNVSEGLVISQTPAAGEQVAKGETIMVVISRGPEPKPSKTVIKDIAIPYEPAEDGQMVEAQLYIQDANHNMTTPYKTYRLTHPVTETVEFEIPYGETAYYRVIVNNVVKDEGAIPYPENGGKKE, from the coding sequence GTGCTCATTGGAAAGCGATTGAACGACCGCTATAAAATCATCAGCCTCATCGGCGGCGGCGGCATGGCCAACGTCTATTTAGCGCGCGACATCATTTTGGAACGCGATGTCGCTGTTAAAGTGCTTCGCCTTGATTTTGCCAACGATGACCAGTTTATTAAACGGTTTCGCCGTGAAGCCCAGGCGGCAACGAGCTTAAACCATGAACATATCGTCTCCATTTATGACGTCGGTGAAGAGGAAGGCGTCTATTATATCGTCATGGAGTATGTGCGCGGCTCGACGCTCAAGCAATACATTCAGCAGCACGCCCCGCTTCCGGTCGAACAGGCGCTCCGCATCATGAACCAGCTGACCTCAGCGATCGCCCATGCGCATGAGAACGGCATCATCCACCGCGACATTAAACCGCAAAACATTTTGATCGATGAGCATGGCAATGTGAAAGTCACCGACTTCGGCATCGCTGTGGCGCTGAGCGGGACGACGATCACACAAACGAATTCAGTGCTCGGTTCGGTTCATTATTTGTCGCCGGAACAGGCGCGCGGCGGCATCGCCACGGAAAAGTCGGACGTGTATTCACTTGGCATCGTCATGTTTGAACTCGTCACCGGCCGGCTGCCATTTTCCGGCGAATCGGCCGTTTCGATCGTGCTAAAGCACTTGCAGGGGGAAACGCCGTCGCCGAAGGCGTGGAATCCGGAGATTCCGCAAAGCGTGGAAAACATTATTTTAAAAGCGATGGCGAAAGATCCGTTTTATCGCTATCCATCCGCGCGTGAAATGAACGAGGATATTCGGACGGCGCTTGACCCAAGCCGGCGCAATGAAGCGAAGTTTACGATTCCCGATGATGACGAAGAGGCGACGAAAGCCATTCCGATTATAAAACGACCGGAAAGCGCGGCGCTAGAGCAAGAGACGCTCGTGTATGAGGAAAAAGCGAACGAACCGGCGAAGGCGGACGACGGGCCGAAGCCGAAACGGAAGCGGGCGTGGATCGCCTGGCTCGCAGCTGTCTTGTTGCTGTTAGGCGCAGCTGGCGTAAGCGCGCTGACTTGGATTCCGGATCTTGTCTTTCCGAAGGACGTGACCATGCCTGATGTCATCAATAAAGATTACGATGAAGCCGTTGAACAGCTGTCGGCGCTCGGGCTCGAAATTAAGGATACGATCGATGTGGAAGATGATAAAATAGAAGAAGGAAAAGTCGTGCGCACCGATCCGGAAGCCGGCATGACGGTGAAGCCGGGGGCTGGCGTCGTCATTTATAAAAGTGTCGGAAAAAAGAAAATCGAATTTCCGAGCTTTATTGGCGATGATGTTTCGGTGGCGGAAGAGGAACTGCGCGCCGAAGGGTTTACCCGCATTACGCGCAATGGCCGCTACAGCGACAAACCGGAAGGGACGATTTTGGATCAATACCCCTACGCCGGCGATGAAGTCGTACCGGATGAAACAGAAGTCATGTTTACCGTCAGCTTAGGGCCGGAAAAAGTGAAGCTCAAAGATTTGAGCGGCTACACAGAGAAGAGCGTGCGCGACTACGGCGAAGACCAAGGGTTGCGCATCGAAGTGGCGTATGAATATTCCGATAATGTGTCGGAAGGGCTTGTCATTTCGCAAACGCCGGCGGCAGGCGAACAGGTGGCAAAGGGTGAAACCATCATGGTCGTTATTTCCCGCGGTCCGGAGCCGAAGCCGTCAAAAACGGTGATTAAAGACATCGCCATCCCGTACGAACCGGCGGAAGACGGGCAAATGGTCGAAGCGCAGCTGTACATTCAAGACGCCAACCATAATATGACAACGCCATATAAAACGTATCGGCTGACACATCCGGTGACAGAGACGGTCGAGTTTGAAATTCCGTATGGGGAGACGGCCTATTACCGCGTCATTGTCAACAATGTCGTCAAAGATGAAGGGGCGATTCCGTATCCAGAAAACGGCGGGAAAAAGGAGTGA
- a CDS encoding Stp1/IreP family PP2C-type Ser/Thr phosphatase, translating into MRAVFRTDIGQIREHNEDNGGVFANQSGQYLAVVADGMGGHRAGDVASAMAVAHLQEQWEQEDHLPSPAEAEQWLKLHIAAANERLFRYALSHPECQGMGTTVVGAICAGPFVTIAHIGDSRCYLLNQNGIQQLTDDHSLVNELVKSGQISKEDAEHHPRKNVLLRALGTEPAVKIDVKTVSIDDGDMLLLCSDGLSNKVPEADIVHILTGSGTLEEKAEALIDLANERGGEDNISLAVIDFSAEREGG; encoded by the coding sequence ATGCGAGCCGTTTTCCGAACCGATATCGGGCAAATTCGCGAACATAACGAAGACAACGGCGGCGTATTTGCCAACCAAAGCGGCCAATATTTAGCGGTCGTCGCCGACGGGATGGGCGGTCACCGCGCCGGCGATGTGGCGAGCGCGATGGCGGTCGCCCATTTGCAAGAACAATGGGAGCAGGAGGACCATCTTCCCTCGCCGGCTGAGGCTGAACAATGGCTGAAATTGCATATCGCGGCCGCGAACGAGCGATTGTTTCGCTATGCGCTTTCCCACCCGGAGTGCCAAGGGATGGGGACGACGGTTGTCGGCGCGATTTGCGCCGGCCCGTTTGTCACGATCGCCCATATTGGCGACAGCCGCTGCTATTTGTTGAATCAAAACGGAATCCAGCAGCTGACGGATGACCACTCCCTTGTCAATGAGCTTGTCAAAAGCGGCCAAATTTCCAAGGAAGATGCCGAGCACCACCCGCGCAAAAATGTGCTCTTGCGGGCGCTCGGCACCGAACCGGCGGTGAAGATCGATGTCAAAACCGTCTCCATTGACGATGGCGACATGCTTCTTTTATGTTCCGACGGGTTGTCAAACAAGGTGCCGGAAGCAGACATCGTACATATTTTGACAGGCAGCGGCACGCTCGAGGAGAAGGCCGAGGCGCTCATCGATTTAGCGAATGAGCGGGGCGGAGAAGATAACATTTCGCTGGCGGTCATCGATTTTTCAGCGGAACGTGAAGGTGGGTGA
- the rlmN gene encoding 23S rRNA (adenine(2503)-C(2))-methyltransferase RlmN produces MEITHTAARRSAGEAQLPTLPSIYSLTLDEWKEWLVAHGEKPFRATQIYEWLYEKRVTDFAEMTNLPKRLREQLAAAFSITTLKTIVKQTSKDGTIKFLFELHDGYSIETVLMRHNYGNSVCVTTQVGCRIGCTFCASTLGGLKRHLEAGEIVAQVVQVQKALDETEERVSSIVVMGIGEPFDNYDALIKFLRIVNHPKGLNIGARHITVSTSGIIPKIYQFADEGMQVNFAISLHAPTTELRTKLMPINKAYPLPKLMEAVQYYIEKTGRRVTFEYGLFGGVNDQLEHAEQLAQLLKGLKCHVNLIPVNYVPERNYVRTPRSQIFAFERALKKHGMNVTIRREHGHDIDAACGQLRAKERKEETR; encoded by the coding sequence ATGGAAATCACTCATACAGCTGCCCGCCGGTCCGCCGGCGAAGCGCAGCTGCCAACCTTGCCGTCGATTTACTCGCTGACGCTTGACGAATGGAAAGAATGGCTCGTCGCTCACGGCGAAAAGCCGTTTCGCGCCACGCAAATTTACGAATGGCTGTACGAAAAGCGCGTCACCGATTTTGCTGAGATGACGAATTTGCCCAAACGGCTGCGCGAACAGCTCGCCGCGGCGTTTTCCATCACCACATTGAAAACGATCGTGAAACAAACATCGAAAGATGGAACGATCAAATTTTTGTTCGAGCTGCACGACGGCTATTCGATCGAGACGGTGCTCATGCGCCATAACTACGGGAATTCAGTGTGCGTGACGACGCAAGTCGGCTGCCGCATCGGCTGCACGTTTTGCGCCTCGACGCTCGGCGGACTGAAACGCCATTTAGAGGCGGGCGAAATCGTCGCCCAAGTCGTGCAAGTGCAAAAGGCGCTCGACGAAACCGAGGAGCGCGTCAGCAGCATCGTCGTGATGGGCATCGGTGAGCCGTTTGACAATTATGATGCGCTCATCAAGTTTTTGCGCATTGTCAACCATCCGAAAGGGCTGAACATCGGGGCCCGCCATATTACTGTTTCCACGAGCGGCATCATCCCAAAAATTTACCAATTTGCTGATGAAGGGATGCAAGTGAATTTCGCCATCTCGCTGCACGCGCCGACGACCGAGCTGCGGACAAAGCTTATGCCGATCAATAAGGCGTATCCGCTGCCGAAGCTGATGGAGGCAGTTCAGTATTACATTGAAAAGACGGGGCGGCGCGTCACGTTTGAATATGGGCTGTTCGGCGGGGTGAATGACCAGCTCGAGCATGCTGAGCAGCTCGCCCAGCTGCTGAAAGGGCTGAAATGCCATGTGAACTTAATTCCGGTCAACTACGTACCGGAGCGCAACTATGTGCGCACGCCGCGCAGCCAAATTTTCGCCTTTGAACGGGCGTTGAAAAAACACGGAATGAACGTCACCATTCGCCGCGAACATGGACATGACATCGATGCCGCCTGCGGACAGCTTCGCGCGAAGGAGCGAAAAGAAGAGACGAGGTGA
- the rsmB gene encoding 16S rRNA (cytosine(967)-C(5))-methyltransferase RsmB, which translates to MNVRELALDTLLAIEQKGAYSHLQLNDAIRKGRLDGRDAALLTEIVYGTVQRRDTLDYYLTPFLRKARRLEPWVRVLLRLTLYQMVYLDRVPDRAAIFEAVEIAKQRGHRGIASLVNGVLRAIGRAGLPSLDAIHDPGKRLAVATSHPEWLVRRWIEQYGLEETARMCEINLRPPQSTARVNQLRATVREALERLTGEGVKAVQGHLAPEAIRAEKGNLAHTETFRSGWLTIQDESSMLVARALDPAAGERVLDCCAAPGGKTTHIAERMDGRGEVVAVDVHEHKVKLIEQQAQRLGLDNITALALDSRRLGERFAPESFDRILVDAPCTGFGVIRRKPEIKYTKGKDDVAALADIQQAILRAAAPLLKKGGTLVYSTCTVERVENEEAVARFLADHPDFSLDDRLAERLPEAVRPHVKGGMLQLLPHDFDSDGFFIARLRKKG; encoded by the coding sequence ATGAACGTACGTGAACTTGCTTTAGATACGCTGTTAGCCATCGAACAAAAAGGAGCATACAGTCACTTGCAGTTGAATGACGCCATCCGGAAAGGGCGTCTTGACGGGCGCGATGCGGCGCTGCTGACGGAAATCGTGTACGGAACGGTGCAGCGGCGCGATACGCTTGACTATTATTTGACGCCGTTTTTGCGCAAGGCGCGCCGGCTCGAGCCGTGGGTGCGGGTGCTTCTCCGGCTGACGCTGTACCAAATGGTCTATTTGGACCGCGTCCCGGATCGCGCCGCCATCTTTGAAGCGGTGGAAATCGCGAAGCAGCGCGGCCATCGCGGCATCGCTTCGCTCGTGAACGGCGTTTTGCGCGCCATTGGCCGCGCGGGGCTGCCGTCGCTCGATGCGATTCATGATCCCGGAAAGCGGCTCGCTGTCGCGACGAGCCACCCGGAGTGGCTTGTCCGGCGCTGGATCGAACAATATGGCCTTGAGGAGACGGCGCGCATGTGCGAGATCAATTTGCGCCCGCCGCAATCGACCGCCCGCGTCAATCAGCTGCGGGCGACGGTAAGGGAAGCGCTTGAGCGGCTTACCGGCGAAGGAGTGAAGGCTGTTCAAGGTCATCTCGCTCCGGAAGCCATCCGAGCTGAAAAAGGGAATTTGGCCCATACGGAGACGTTTCGCTCCGGCTGGCTGACGATCCAAGATGAAAGCTCGATGCTCGTCGCCCGGGCGCTCGATCCGGCAGCAGGGGAGCGGGTGCTCGACTGTTGTGCGGCGCCGGGCGGGAAAACGACCCATATCGCCGAACGGATGGACGGCCGCGGCGAAGTGGTCGCTGTCGACGTGCACGAGCATAAAGTGAAGCTCATTGAACAGCAGGCGCAAAGGCTCGGCCTTGACAATATCACGGCGCTCGCCCTTGACAGCCGCCGGCTCGGCGAGCGGTTTGCTCCCGAGTCGTTCGACCGCATTTTAGTCGATGCGCCGTGCACCGGGTTCGGCGTCATCCGCCGCAAACCGGAGATCAAGTATACGAAAGGGAAAGACGATGTCGCGGCGCTTGCCGACATCCAGCAAGCCATTTTGCGAGCCGCGGCCCCGCTCTTGAAAAAAGGGGGTACGCTTGTCTACAGCACGTGTACGGTCGAGCGCGTGGAAAATGAAGAAGCTGTCGCCCGCTTTTTGGCCGATCATCCGGACTTTTCGCTTGATGACCGTCTCGCCGAGCGGCTGCCGGAAGCGGTGCGGCCGCATGTGAAAGGCGGCATGCTGCAGCTGTTGCCGCATGATTTTGATTCCGACGGGTTTTTTATCGCCCGGTTACGAAAGAAGGGGTAA
- the fmt gene encoding methionyl-tRNA formyltransferase produces MTNIVFMGTPDFAVPVLRQLLDDGYRVVAVVTQPDKPKGRKRELVPPPVKVEAEKHGIPVLQPTKIRDPEQYEQVLAFAPDLIVTAAFGQILPKALLDAPKYGCINVHASLLPELRGGAPIHYAIWQGKTKTGVTIMYMVERLDAGDMLAQVEVPIEETDTVGALHDKLSAAGAKLLSETLPLLLEGTITPVPQDEERATYAPNIRREQERIDWTQPGEAIYNHIRAFHPWPVTYTMHDGNVWKIWWGDKVPAPSLAPPGTILALEEDGIVVATGNETAIKITELQPAGKKRMAAGEFLRGAGSRLAAGMKLGEDNERT; encoded by the coding sequence ATGACGAACATTGTCTTTATGGGGACGCCTGACTTTGCTGTGCCGGTTTTACGGCAGCTGCTTGATGACGGGTATCGGGTTGTAGCCGTTGTCACGCAGCCGGACAAGCCGAAAGGGCGAAAGCGCGAGCTCGTTCCGCCCCCGGTGAAAGTGGAGGCTGAGAAGCATGGCATTCCGGTGCTGCAGCCGACAAAAATTCGCGACCCGGAACAATACGAACAAGTGCTGGCGTTCGCGCCTGACTTGATCGTGACGGCGGCGTTTGGGCAAATTTTGCCGAAGGCGCTGCTCGATGCGCCCAAATACGGCTGCATCAACGTCCATGCTTCGCTTCTTCCCGAGCTGCGCGGCGGGGCGCCGATCCATTACGCCATTTGGCAGGGAAAAACGAAAACGGGCGTCACGATCATGTATATGGTGGAGCGGCTGGATGCCGGCGACATGTTGGCGCAAGTCGAAGTGCCGATTGAAGAAACGGATACCGTCGGCGCGCTGCATGATAAATTGAGCGCTGCCGGGGCTAAACTATTATCAGAAACGCTCCCGCTTTTACTCGAAGGAACCATCACGCCTGTTCCACAAGACGAAGAGAGGGCAACATATGCCCCAAATATCCGGCGCGAACAAGAGCGGATTGACTGGACGCAGCCTGGCGAGGCCATTTACAACCATATCCGCGCCTTCCACCCGTGGCCGGTTACGTATACGATGCACGACGGGAACGTTTGGAAAATCTGGTGGGGCGACAAAGTGCCGGCGCCAAGCCTAGCGCCGCCGGGGACGATTTTGGCGCTTGAGGAGGATGGCATCGTCGTCGCTACCGGCAATGAGACCGCCATTAAAATTACTGAATTGCAGCCGGCCGGCAAAAAGCGGATGGCCGCCGGCGAGTTTTTGCGCGGCGCCGGCAGCCGGCTTGCGGCCGGCATGAAGCTAGGAGAGGACAATGAACGTACGTGA
- the def gene encoding peptide deformylase, which produces MSVLPIVTYPAPVLEQPCAPVTAFDRQLGRLLDDMYETMLAADGVGLAAPQVGIAKQIAVVDVGDEHGRIELVNPVIVEAHGEQIDVEGCLSFPGLFGEVPRAEHVKVRAQNRRGRLFTLSATGFLARALQHEIDHLHGVLFTSKVIRYCDLEELEG; this is translated from the coding sequence TTGTCTGTACTGCCGATTGTCACTTACCCTGCTCCGGTTTTGGAACAGCCGTGCGCGCCGGTGACGGCCTTTGACCGCCAGCTCGGCCGGCTGCTTGACGATATGTATGAGACGATGCTTGCCGCAGACGGGGTTGGCTTGGCCGCTCCGCAAGTCGGCATCGCCAAACAGATTGCTGTCGTCGATGTCGGCGATGAGCACGGCCGGATTGAGCTCGTCAATCCGGTCATTGTCGAGGCGCACGGCGAACAAATTGATGTCGAAGGCTGCTTGAGCTTTCCCGGCCTGTTTGGCGAAGTGCCGCGCGCCGAGCATGTGAAAGTGCGGGCGCAAAACCGGCGCGGGCGCCTGTTTACCCTCTCTGCGACCGGCTTTTTAGCGCGCGCGCTTCAGCACGAAATCGACCATTTGCACGGCGTGCTGTTTACGTCGAAAGTGATCCGTTACTGCGATCTTGAAGAATTGGAAGGATAG
- the priA gene encoding primosomal protein N', with protein sequence MKVASVIVDVPTRQTDRPFDYLIPERWHGVIQPGMRVTVPFGARRLQGFVIEVKDHSEIKQLKPIEHVLDVVPVLNEELLDLGRYLTETTLCFAISAYQAMLPAAMRAKYEKTLRLTDERKRTALPDDLQPLFAGRIATSWKDVETAGLWRAAQKAVQQGVLEAVYEVKEKAGKKTVKHAVLAVPAEQARDALASLPSRQKDVLSFLLEKEEAMPVAELQAALGVSSAPLKALADKGFIMMHDVEVYRDPYGHRTFQPSAPPPLTEAQAGALAAIAASVRAGEHRTFLLYGVTGSGKTEVYMQAIEEVLRHGKEAIVLVPEISLTPQMVERFKGRFGPKVAVLHSGLSIGEKYDEWRKIHRKEVQLVVGARSAVFAPFENLGMIIIDEEHETSYKQEEMPRYHARDVAIYRARRHGCPVVLGSATPSLETFARAAKGVYELLELPERIADRGMPDVHIVDMREELRSGNRSMFSRRLLDELRLRLERGEQAVLFLNRRGYSTFVMCRGCGYVIRCPHCDISLTYHRAGERMKCHYCGHEEPMAPRCPSCGSEHIRFFGTGTQKVEEELAKLLPEARVIRMDVDTTGRKGAHEELLSRFAAKEADILLGTQMIAKGLDFPDVTLVGVLAADTMLHLPDFRAAEKTFQLLTQVSGRAGRHELPGEVVIQTYTPDHYSIELAARHDYRAFYRREMTLRKAHGYPPYYYLALITAAHEEAPAAAKAAEKIAAYLRKQLSNEAVILGPVASPIARLHDRYRYQCMIKYKREPNVTAALKAVIDRYQADAAHGGVAITVDTNPYMMM encoded by the coding sequence ATGAAAGTAGCATCGGTCATTGTCGATGTCCCGACGCGGCAAACGGATCGCCCGTTTGATTATTTGATTCCCGAGCGCTGGCATGGCGTCATCCAGCCGGGCATGCGGGTGACGGTGCCGTTCGGGGCGCGGCGTCTGCAAGGATTTGTCATTGAGGTAAAAGACCACTCCGAGATCAAGCAGCTGAAGCCGATCGAACACGTACTCGATGTCGTGCCGGTGTTAAATGAAGAGCTGCTCGACCTTGGCCGCTATTTGACGGAGACGACGCTTTGTTTTGCCATTTCCGCGTACCAAGCGATGTTGCCGGCGGCGATGCGGGCGAAGTATGAAAAAACGCTCCGCCTGACGGATGAGCGGAAGCGCACGGCGCTGCCGGACGACTTACAGCCGCTGTTTGCCGGCCGGATAGCAACTAGCTGGAAAGATGTTGAAACCGCCGGTTTATGGCGGGCAGCGCAAAAGGCGGTGCAGCAAGGTGTGCTTGAAGCGGTTTACGAAGTGAAGGAAAAAGCAGGCAAGAAAACAGTGAAGCATGCGGTTTTGGCTGTTCCAGCGGAACAGGCGAGAGACGCGTTAGCGTCGCTGCCTTCAAGACAAAAAGACGTGCTTTCATTTTTGCTTGAAAAAGAGGAAGCGATGCCGGTTGCCGAGCTGCAAGCGGCGCTTGGCGTTTCATCCGCGCCGCTGAAAGCGCTCGCCGACAAAGGATTCATTATGATGCACGATGTTGAAGTGTACCGCGATCCATATGGACATCGCACGTTTCAGCCGAGCGCGCCGCCGCCGCTCACTGAAGCGCAAGCCGGGGCGTTGGCGGCCATCGCCGCTTCGGTGCGCGCCGGGGAGCACCGCACGTTTTTGCTTTATGGCGTCACTGGCAGCGGAAAGACGGAAGTGTACATGCAGGCGATCGAGGAAGTGTTGCGCCACGGGAAAGAGGCGATCGTTCTCGTGCCGGAAATTTCGTTGACGCCGCAAATGGTTGAGCGCTTTAAAGGCCGGTTTGGCCCGAAAGTAGCCGTGCTCCACAGCGGGCTGTCAATCGGCGAAAAATACGACGAATGGCGGAAAATTCACCGCAAAGAAGTGCAGCTTGTCGTCGGCGCGCGCTCTGCAGTGTTTGCCCCGTTTGAAAACTTAGGGATGATCATTATCGATGAGGAGCATGAGACGAGCTATAAGCAAGAGGAGATGCCGCGCTACCACGCACGGGATGTCGCCATTTACCGCGCCCGCCGCCACGGCTGTCCGGTCGTGCTCGGCAGCGCCACTCCGTCGCTCGAGACGTTCGCCCGCGCCGCCAAAGGGGTGTATGAGCTGCTTGAACTGCCGGAACGGATTGCTGACCGCGGCATGCCGGACGTTCATATTGTCGATATGCGCGAGGAACTGCGCAGCGGCAACCGTTCGATGTTTTCGCGCCGGTTGCTTGATGAGCTGCGCCTTCGGCTCGAACGCGGCGAGCAGGCGGTATTGTTTTTAAACCGGCGCGGCTATTCGACGTTTGTCATGTGCCGCGGCTGCGGCTATGTCATCCGCTGTCCGCATTGTGACATTTCACTCACATACCATCGCGCCGGGGAGCGGATGAAATGCCATTATTGCGGCCATGAAGAGCCGATGGCCCCCCGCTGTCCGTCGTGCGGGAGCGAACATATCCGCTTTTTCGGCACCGGCACGCAAAAGGTGGAAGAAGAGTTGGCCAAGCTGTTGCCGGAAGCGCGCGTCATCCGCATGGATGTCGACACGACCGGGCGGAAAGGGGCGCATGAAGAGCTGCTGTCCCGCTTTGCCGCCAAAGAAGCCGATATTTTGCTCGGCACGCAAATGATCGCCAAAGGGCTTGATTTTCCTGACGTGACGCTCGTCGGCGTGCTCGCCGCCGATACGATGCTCCATCTGCCTGATTTCCGCGCCGCGGAGAAAACATTTCAGCTGCTGACGCAAGTGAGCGGGCGCGCCGGCCGGCATGAGCTGCCCGGTGAAGTCGTCATCCAGACGTATACGCCGGACCACTACAGCATTGAGCTCGCCGCCCGCCATGATTACCGCGCCTTTTACCGGCGGGAGATGACGCTGCGCAAGGCGCACGGTTATCCGCCGTACTATTATTTGGCGCTCATTACCGCCGCGCACGAAGAAGCGCCAGCCGCGGCCAAAGCGGCTGAAAAAATCGCCGCCTATTTGCGCAAGCAGCTGTCGAACGAAGCGGTCATCCTCGGCCCGGTCGCCTCACCGATCGCCCGCCTTCATGATAGATATCGTTACCAATGCATGATAAAATACAAGCGGGAACCGAACGTAACGGCGGCACTCAAAGCGGTCATCGACCGCTACCAGGCGGATGCCGCCCACGGCGGGGTGGCGATTACCGTCGATACAAACCCGTATATGATGATGTGA
- the coaBC gene encoding bifunctional phosphopantothenoylcysteine decarboxylase/phosphopantothenate--cysteine ligase CoaBC: protein MIKGKHILLCVTGGVAAYKAAALTSQLTQRGAEVRVIMTEGACQFITPLTFQALSRQEVYVDTFAENNPAVIAHIDLADWADLVLVAPATANTIAKLAAGIADNMATTTILATKAPVWIAPAMNVHMYEHPAVQANIETLHRFGYWFIEPSEGYLACGYIGKGRLEEPETIIAHIERFFAADPPLFRGKRILVTAGPTREKLDPVRYFSNYSSGKMGYAIAEAAARFGASVTLVSGPTALSSPDGIETVPVESAAEMYEAVLSRFAETDVVIKAAAVADYRPKYVAAAKIKKQPGDYVVEMERTVDILKTLGERKTRQILVGFAAETDNLEQYALKKLEEKRLDLVVANNVTEEGAGFAGDTNIVTIFRRDGVVRSLPLMTKREAAEELLKEIYAYIEGIR, encoded by the coding sequence ATGATCAAGGGGAAACATATTTTGCTTTGTGTAACCGGGGGGGTTGCCGCTTACAAGGCCGCAGCGCTGACAAGCCAGTTAACCCAGCGCGGCGCAGAAGTGAGAGTCATCATGACCGAAGGGGCGTGCCAGTTTATTACGCCGCTTACGTTTCAAGCGTTGTCACGCCAAGAGGTATATGTTGACACGTTCGCAGAAAACAATCCGGCCGTCATTGCCCATATCGATTTGGCCGATTGGGCTGACCTCGTTCTTGTCGCCCCGGCGACGGCGAATACGATCGCCAAGCTGGCAGCCGGCATCGCCGACAATATGGCGACGACGACGATTTTGGCGACGAAAGCGCCGGTGTGGATCGCCCCGGCGATGAACGTCCATATGTACGAACATCCGGCCGTGCAGGCGAACATTGAAACGCTGCACCGGTTCGGCTATTGGTTCATCGAGCCGTCGGAAGGCTACTTGGCGTGCGGCTATATCGGAAAAGGGCGGCTTGAAGAGCCGGAAACCATCATCGCCCATATCGAGCGGTTTTTCGCCGCCGATCCGCCTTTGTTCCGCGGGAAACGCATCCTTGTGACCGCCGGGCCGACAAGGGAAAAGCTCGATCCGGTTCGCTATTTTTCCAACTATTCGAGCGGCAAAATGGGTTATGCGATCGCCGAAGCGGCGGCCCGCTTTGGTGCATCCGTCACGCTTGTCTCCGGCCCCACAGCCCTTTCTTCGCCCGATGGTATCGAGACGGTGCCGGTTGAGTCGGCAGCTGAGATGTATGAAGCGGTCTTGTCCCGCTTTGCGGAAACGGACGTTGTCATTAAAGCGGCGGCGGTGGCCGATTACCGGCCGAAATATGTAGCGGCGGCGAAAATTAAAAAGCAGCCCGGCGATTACGTCGTCGAGATGGAGCGGACAGTCGACATTTTAAAAACGCTCGGTGAGCGGAAAACAAGGCAAATTTTAGTCGGATTTGCGGCTGAAACGGACAACCTTGAACAATATGCGTTAAAAAAACTCGAAGAAAAGCGGCTTGACCTTGTCGTCGCCAACAATGTCACCGAAGAAGGGGCAGGCTTTGCCGGTGATACGAACATCGTCACCATTTTCCGCCGTGACGGCGTCGTCCGTTCGCTGCCGCTCATGACAAAACGCGAGGCCGCCGAGGAACTTTTAAAAGAAATTTATGCGTATATCGAGGGGATTCGATGA
- the rpoZ gene encoding DNA-directed RNA polymerase subunit omega: MLYPSIDLLMKKVDSKYKLVTVVAKRARELQDGAELMVKKPVSKKFVGQALEEIAGDKVELVEEEK; this comes from the coding sequence ATGCTGTATCCTTCCATTGATTTGCTTATGAAAAAAGTGGACTCGAAATATAAGCTTGTGACCGTTGTCGCCAAACGGGCGCGCGAGCTTCAAGACGGGGCCGAGCTGATGGTGAAAAAGCCGGTGTCGAAAAAATTTGTCGGCCAGGCGTTAGAGGAAATTGCCGGCGACAAGGTCGAATTAGTGGAAGAGGAAAAATAA